One genomic region from uncultured Treponema sp. encodes:
- a CDS encoding beta-galactosidase yields MTSYSFDNKSLFKGEKRWFPIMGEIHYSRYPDSGWKEALLKMKEGGVDIVSSYVIWIHHEEIENQFDWTGWRNLRKFVQTIKECGLSMILRIGPWSHAEVRHGGFPDWLLAKCPDARNTNDEKYFAEVEKFYKAIYEQVKGLLLKDGGPIIGVQIENEFGHCGGLTGEAGEAHMKRLEKMARKIGFDVPLYTATGWGGAVTAGLLPVMGGYCEAPWDPRITEIEPSGNYVFTYERNDHAIGCDFGLGEGITFDMTKYPYLTAELGGGLQVTLKRRPIAQPKDIGAMSLAKMGSGCNLLGYYMYHGGQNPEGKLTTLEENIATGSLNDMSIKNYDFRAPLGEYGLPNGTYGEIKLYSLFAHDFGEFLASTETDLPESNSVTPENFSDLRTSWRYRECEKCGKKRGFVFVNNYQRRRKMAEHKNVVLASTEKSGADIKFPAIDVADKDFFFLPFNMKIADGLLKTSLATPLCVLNNQRKAYVFYSAAKPAGSLAEKNSSVCSAKDASASLYQFEGEAPDCDIVTLSREDALNAHKVFANGKEYLVVTDSVLFQDCEAGKTKLEFQDCKKISFKAFPEFEKVPEGFSSKKCGCGFTIYTCEQEEAEAPKVSCQKISENEKTAVYKISVESWQNGLDDLFIDIGYAGNCARLYENGKLIDDGIFVGENYPWSIGLKRYGKNAHDFTLEIDALKKDAPIFIEEWPDFAGQDSLKKVNGIKARAFVKVSAQL; encoded by the coding sequence ATGACTTCATATTCTTTTGATAATAAAAGCCTTTTTAAGGGCGAAAAAAGATGGTTTCCGATTATGGGCGAAATCCATTATTCACGCTACCCGGACAGCGGCTGGAAAGAGGCTCTTTTAAAAATGAAAGAGGGCGGCGTGGACATTGTAAGTTCCTACGTAATTTGGATTCATCACGAGGAAATTGAAAATCAGTTTGACTGGACAGGCTGGCGCAATCTTCGGAAATTTGTTCAAACTATAAAAGAATGCGGGCTTTCAATGATTCTGCGCATCGGACCTTGGAGCCATGCGGAAGTTCGCCACGGAGGATTCCCGGACTGGCTTCTTGCAAAATGCCCTGACGCGCGCAACACAAACGACGAAAAATATTTTGCGGAAGTTGAAAAATTCTACAAGGCGATTTATGAGCAGGTAAAAGGCTTGCTTTTAAAAGACGGCGGTCCGATTATCGGAGTTCAGATTGAAAATGAATTCGGTCATTGCGGCGGACTTACAGGCGAGGCTGGAGAAGCCCACATGAAGCGTCTTGAAAAAATGGCGCGTAAAATTGGCTTTGATGTTCCTTTGTACACTGCGACTGGCTGGGGCGGTGCTGTTACTGCCGGACTTTTGCCTGTTATGGGCGGCTACTGCGAAGCTCCGTGGGATCCGCGCATTACAGAAATTGAGCCGAGCGGAAACTATGTGTTCACTTACGAGCGCAACGACCACGCGATTGGCTGCGACTTTGGGCTTGGCGAAGGAATCACATTCGATATGACAAAGTATCCGTATCTTACTGCGGAGCTTGGCGGCGGACTTCAAGTTACTTTAAAGCGTCGTCCGATTGCACAGCCAAAAGACATTGGCGCGATGAGCCTTGCAAAAATGGGAAGCGGATGCAATCTTCTTGGCTATTATATGTATCATGGCGGACAGAACCCGGAAGGAAAGCTTACAACTCTTGAAGAAAATATTGCGACTGGCTCTTTGAACGACATGAGCATAAAGAACTACGACTTCCGCGCGCCTTTGGGAGAGTACGGGCTTCCAAACGGAACTTACGGCGAAATAAAATTGTATTCACTTTTTGCGCATGATTTTGGAGAATTTCTTGCTTCCACGGAAACTGACTTGCCTGAATCAAATTCTGTTACGCCGGAAAACTTTTCTGACTTGCGCACAAGCTGGCGTTACAGGGAATGCGAAAAATGCGGAAAGAAACGCGGCTTTGTCTTTGTAAACAACTATCAGCGCAGAAGAAAAATGGCTGAGCATAAAAATGTTGTGCTTGCTTCCACAGAAAAAAGCGGCGCGGACATTAAGTTTCCGGCAATCGATGTTGCGGACAAAGACTTTTTCTTTTTGCCGTTCAACATGAAAATTGCGGATGGACTTTTAAAGACTTCGCTTGCAACTCCGCTTTGTGTTTTAAATAATCAACGCAAGGCTTACGTTTTTTATTCGGCGGCAAAACCTGCTGGCTCTTTGGCTGAAAAAAATTCCAGCGTTTGTTCTGCAAAGGACGCTTCCGCTTCTCTTTATCAGTTTGAGGGCGAAGCGCCTGACTGCGACATTGTAACTCTTTCACGGGAAGATGCGCTGAATGCTCACAAAGTTTTTGCAAACGGAAAAGAATATCTTGTTGTGACGGATTCAGTTTTGTTCCAAGATTGCGAAGCCGGAAAAACAAAACTTGAATTTCAGGACTGCAAGAAAATTTCATTCAAGGCGTTCCCGGAATTTGAAAAAGTTCCAGAAGGATTTTCATCAAAAAAATGCGGCTGCGGATTCACAATCTACACTTGCGAACAGGAAGAAGCGGAAGCTCCAAAAGTTTCGTGCCAGAAAATTTCAGAAAATGAAAAAACTGCGGTCTATAAAATTTCCGTGGAAAGCTGGCAGAACGGACTTGACGATTTGTTTATTGACATTGGATATGCCGGAAACTGCGCGCGCCTTTACGAAAACGGAAAGCTCATTGACGACGGAATTTTTGTTGGCGAAAATTATCCTTGGAGCATCGGGCTTAAACGCTACGGAAAAAATGCGCACGACTTTACACTTGAAATTGATGCGCTCAAAAAAGACGCTCCGATTTTCATAGAAGAGTGGCCGGACTTTGCAGGTCAGGATTCGCTCAAAAAAGTCAACGGAATAAAGGCGAGAGCTTTTGTAAAAGTTTCTGCCCAGCTTTAA